From the Natrarchaeobaculum aegyptiacum genome, one window contains:
- a CDS encoding phosphotransferase family protein, translated as MRTSDAVDHLPEHVRRLVAEVLETSINSWCRPTTGSVSETYLLELAGEPSHVVCKLDGASVWTGAVVEPAIRRLVAEGTTLPVPAVLASGRFAPRNTDGELGSPAETTSQRSWALYEFAAGETPSAERELLSQSTRRRLVADAGSTLGQLHAWSRAELEFDRTGGLERAPDHPTGLRVCDPTPPSAVDALVPVVRTLSGRSGGQPVLCHGDYQPDNLLVDPDGSVTAVLDWGNAHVAPAEYAVARAEVRFVESDRSRSADERSQLRETFREAYREETRLEPGYADRAPLYRGLWLVQSGLNLATVARTARGRTQLRRQLSTWWGS; from the coding sequence ATGCGGACGAGCGACGCCGTCGATCACCTCCCCGAACACGTTCGTCGACTCGTGGCCGAGGTCCTCGAGACGTCCATCAACTCGTGGTGCCGGCCGACCACGGGGTCGGTGTCGGAGACCTACCTGCTCGAACTCGCGGGCGAACCGTCCCACGTCGTCTGTAAACTCGACGGGGCGAGCGTCTGGACGGGCGCGGTCGTCGAACCGGCCATTCGCCGACTCGTCGCCGAGGGGACGACGCTGCCGGTTCCCGCGGTTCTGGCGTCGGGACGATTCGCTCCACGTAACACCGATGGAGAGCTGGGGAGCCCAGCCGAGACGACCTCCCAGCGCTCCTGGGCGCTCTACGAGTTTGCCGCGGGAGAGACTCCGTCGGCGGAACGGGAGTTGCTGAGTCAGTCGACCCGGCGACGACTCGTCGCCGACGCCGGATCGACTCTCGGGCAGTTGCACGCCTGGTCGAGGGCCGAACTCGAGTTCGATCGAACCGGCGGGCTCGAGCGAGCCCCGGACCATCCAACGGGACTTCGCGTCTGCGACCCGACGCCACCGTCGGCCGTCGACGCGCTCGTCCCCGTCGTTCGAACGCTGTCGGGCCGCTCTGGGGGGCAGCCGGTGCTCTGTCATGGCGACTACCAGCCCGACAACCTTCTGGTCGACCCCGACGGGTCGGTCACGGCGGTCCTCGACTGGGGGAACGCCCACGTCGCCCCCGCGGAGTACGCCGTGGCTCGAGCCGAAGTGCGGTTCGTCGAGAGCGATCGCTCGCGCTCCGCGGACGAGCGCTCGCAACTCCGCGAGACGTTTCGCGAGGCCTACCGGGAAGAGACGCGACTCGAACCCGGATACGCAGACCGGGCGCCGCTGTACAGGGGGCTGTGGCTCGTGCAGTCGGGACTCAACCTCGCGACCGTCGCCCGGACGGCGCGTGGCAGGACGCAACTCCGCCGTCAGTTGTCGACGTGGTGGGGGTCGTGA
- a CDS encoding response regulator produces MAPDDEQEGTRANILLIEPNPGDTRLFTESFTEAKLKNTLYTISNGTDALDFVHQRGEHADQPRPDLILLELKLPGTDGMDVLAELNDEPALREIPVVVLLSSELGKDVVESQGLEADHYVQKPVEPEDFLEFVLEIEGLWFAIVQNSPQDD; encoded by the coding sequence ATGGCTCCAGACGACGAGCAGGAGGGAACGCGGGCCAACATTTTACTGATCGAACCGAATCCGGGCGATACTCGTCTCTTCACGGAATCGTTCACCGAGGCGAAACTCAAGAACACCCTGTATACCATCTCGAACGGTACTGACGCCCTCGATTTCGTCCACCAGCGCGGTGAGCACGCAGACCAGCCACGGCCCGACCTCATCCTGCTCGAGCTGAAATTACCCGGGACGGACGGAATGGACGTCCTTGCCGAACTGAACGACGAACCAGCCCTCCGTGAGATTCCCGTGGTGGTGCTACTGAGTTCGGAGCTGGGCAAAGACGTCGTCGAGTCACAGGGACTCGAGGCGGATCACTACGTCCAGAAGCCGGTCGAACCGGAGGATTTCCTCGAGTTCGTCCTGGAGATCGAGGGGTTGTGGTTCGCGATCGTCCAGAATTCGCCACAGGACGATTGA
- a CDS encoding thiamine-binding protein yields MTAIARFEIIPVTDDRMSEQIAAALEELDEFDVSYELTPMDTVIEADDADEIFAAAAPAHDAIDQDRVITSLEIDHQPGREQQSTDRVAAVEDELGRSAHG; encoded by the coding sequence ATGACAGCAATCGCCAGATTCGAGATCATCCCGGTGACGGACGACCGAATGTCAGAACAGATCGCCGCCGCCCTCGAGGAACTCGACGAGTTCGACGTCTCCTACGAACTCACGCCGATGGATACGGTCATCGAAGCCGACGACGCAGACGAGATCTTCGCGGCCGCAGCGCCAGCCCACGACGCCATCGATCAGGACCGCGTCATCACGTCTCTGGAGATCGACCACCAGCCGGGGCGGGAACAGCAGTCGACGGATCGAGTAGCGGCGGTCGAAGACGAACTCGGGCGTTCTGCACACGGGTGA
- a CDS encoding ADP-dependent glucokinase/phosphofructokinase, which yields MEPAGVQLEEAIGALTDVSVFLAYNANVDAIVRVDSDLEAFLEHPDEPGTDPPVTPLASRRDLAGAITHAMAAGRGDEAAMTDDLAATLEAALEADAQQMGGQAGIMTNLVSALGASPITYTYLLSERQFSQFDDPDAVQYPRVEDGQVRPVPLADAVDAERTKINWVFEFREGDELFGVQATGNTRFIAASRPPAFDLHAGQLDEAIDQIGDAVDGALLAGYHNLTPDHVEAGYGPTHRHARDVLRRLRSGGDLEVHVEYVTTHDEELRASIAEWILPEANVVGIDAHELAILFGDADLDVDLEGIGEVPTNASPFEPREILAHYRMLEALREDLGVDCIRLHAMEYHLAVMDSYLSPDAVGRGLSFAAVAAATKAARGEITAPEDLETGLAYEPSADGRDAIDRLADHLGADADDGTLTTPTVVARPNRVVDDPAGTVGIGDIVSASSFVLELAIAGGPTEDDGDGESDTVRGDEDEP from the coding sequence ATGGAACCTGCAGGTGTCCAACTCGAGGAGGCAATCGGGGCACTCACGGACGTCTCGGTCTTCCTCGCGTACAACGCGAACGTGGACGCGATCGTCCGGGTGGATAGCGACCTCGAGGCGTTCCTCGAGCATCCCGACGAACCGGGAACCGATCCGCCGGTGACACCGCTGGCCTCCAGGCGAGACCTCGCAGGAGCGATCACCCACGCGATGGCCGCAGGGCGAGGGGACGAGGCCGCGATGACCGACGACCTCGCAGCCACGCTCGAGGCAGCCCTCGAGGCCGACGCCCAGCAGATGGGGGGGCAGGCAGGGATCATGACCAACCTCGTCTCCGCGCTCGGTGCGTCACCGATCACCTACACCTACCTGCTCTCCGAGCGCCAGTTCTCGCAGTTCGACGACCCGGATGCAGTGCAGTACCCCCGGGTAGAGGACGGACAGGTTCGACCCGTCCCGCTCGCAGACGCCGTCGACGCGGAGCGTACGAAGATCAACTGGGTGTTCGAGTTCCGCGAGGGTGACGAACTGTTCGGCGTCCAGGCGACCGGCAACACGCGCTTTATCGCCGCCTCGCGGCCGCCGGCGTTCGACCTGCACGCCGGCCAGCTCGACGAGGCCATCGACCAGATCGGCGACGCCGTCGACGGGGCGTTGCTCGCGGGCTACCACAACCTCACCCCCGACCACGTCGAGGCGGGCTATGGCCCGACACACCGCCACGCCCGAGACGTCCTCCGGCGACTCCGGTCCGGCGGTGACCTCGAGGTCCACGTCGAGTACGTCACGACCCACGACGAGGAACTCAGGGCCAGCATCGCCGAGTGGATCCTCCCGGAAGCCAACGTCGTCGGCATCGACGCCCACGAACTCGCGATCCTGTTCGGCGACGCCGACCTCGACGTGGACCTCGAAGGCATCGGAGAGGTGCCGACGAACGCGTCGCCGTTCGAGCCACGCGAAATTCTGGCCCACTACCGGATGCTCGAGGCGCTCCGGGAGGACCTCGGCGTCGACTGTATCCGGTTGCACGCCATGGAGTACCACCTCGCAGTGATGGACTCGTACCTGTCGCCGGACGCCGTCGGACGCGGCCTCTCGTTCGCCGCCGTCGCCGCCGCGACCAAGGCCGCTCGAGGTGAAATTACCGCACCCGAGGACCTCGAGACGGGGCTGGCCTACGAGCCCTCCGCGGACGGCCGAGACGCGATCGACCGCCTCGCCGACCACCTCGGGGCGGACGCCGACGACGGCACGCTCACCACGCCGACGGTCGTCGCCCGTCCCAACCGGGTCGTCGACGACCCCGCCGGCACGGTCGGCATCGGCGACATCGTCTCGGCCTCGAGTTTCGTCCTCGAACTCGCCATCGCTGGCGGGCCGACCGAAGACGACGGAGACGGCGAGAGTGATACCGTGCGAGGCGACGAAGACGAGCCGTAA